A single genomic interval of Spirosoma linguale DSM 74 harbors:
- a CDS encoding RNA methyltransferase, TrmH family, group 3 (TIGRFAM: RNA methyltransferase, TrmH family, group 3~PFAM: tRNA/rRNA methyltransferase (SpoU); RNA 2-O ribose methyltransferase substrate binding~KEGG: eta:ETA_29590 23S rRNA (guanosine-2'-O-)- methyltransferase), whose product MENRRNPRVNRPNYKPRPGGSKPQYQPQPDEMVFGIQSVIETLKSDQQIDKLYMEKGLSNPDIQNLAFQKRVTIQRVPVERLDRFTRKNHQGVVCLIAQVQYVKLSNVIADVFERGEVPFFLLLDRITDVRNFGAIARTAECTGIQCIVIPGRGAAAINSDAMKTSSGALNHISVCREPDLTETVKYLQESGITVVACTEKSARDLYERTTDLTGPMAIIMGSEEDGISPELLRMVDTHVKIPLLGAVGSLNVSVATGVILYEAVRQRSLPVSSVQ is encoded by the coding sequence ATGGAGAACCGGCGCAATCCGCGAGTAAATCGCCCCAATTATAAGCCACGCCCAGGAGGGTCAAAGCCACAGTACCAGCCTCAGCCCGATGAGATGGTGTTTGGTATTCAGTCCGTTATCGAGACGCTGAAATCCGATCAGCAGATTGATAAACTCTACATGGAGAAGGGACTGAGCAATCCCGATATTCAAAATCTGGCTTTTCAGAAGCGCGTTACCATCCAGCGCGTTCCCGTTGAGCGTCTCGACCGGTTTACCCGAAAGAACCACCAGGGCGTAGTTTGTCTAATCGCCCAGGTGCAATACGTTAAACTGTCGAATGTAATCGCCGACGTGTTTGAGCGGGGCGAGGTTCCTTTCTTTCTGTTGCTGGACCGCATTACCGATGTCCGTAATTTCGGTGCTATCGCTCGTACGGCAGAGTGTACCGGTATTCAGTGCATTGTCATTCCGGGCCGGGGAGCAGCCGCTATCAACTCCGATGCCATGAAAACATCGTCCGGAGCGTTGAACCACATTTCCGTTTGCCGGGAACCTGATCTGACTGAAACCGTAAAGTATTTACAAGAGTCGGGTATCACGGTGGTGGCCTGTACTGAAAAATCGGCCCGTGACCTTTACGAACGGACCACTGATCTGACCGGTCCTATGGCAATCATCATGGGCTCAGAAGAGGACGGTATCTCGCCCGAGCTGCTTCGTATGGTTGATACACACGTTAAGATTCCGCTCCTGGGAGCCGTTGGTTCATTGAACGTGTCGGTAGCAACCGGCGTGATTCTATACGAAGCCGTACGACAGCGGAGCTTGCCTGTGAGTTCAGTCCAGTAA
- a CDS encoding Methyltransferase type 11 (PFAM: Methyltransferase type 11; Methyltransferase type 12~KEGG: son:SO_3266 hypothetical protein) — MYKTTEITSAEIASDNPVHQRLLFPYVEAAAMVSGRVLEIGCGWGRGLELLTKAADHYTGIDKNEELISSLSAGYPNSTFIAANIPPLGGLPDNTFDYIVTFQVIEHIENDDLFIKEAYRVLKPGGKLLLTTVNKTFSLTRNPWHVREYYADGLKSLMGKYFPNVETRGIHGNEKVMTYYEQNKESVKKLTRFDIFNLQYRLPRRLLQVPYDLMNRLNRNRLLQADGIAAEINYTDYLVSNDPAGSLDFFYVATK, encoded by the coding sequence ATGTATAAGACGACCGAAATTACTTCCGCCGAAATCGCATCGGACAACCCTGTTCACCAACGACTGTTATTCCCTTATGTCGAAGCAGCTGCTATGGTAAGCGGACGGGTACTCGAAATTGGTTGCGGCTGGGGCCGAGGACTGGAACTGCTCACCAAAGCAGCTGATCATTACACCGGAATTGATAAGAACGAGGAGTTAATTTCGTCGCTGAGTGCCGGGTATCCCAATTCGACATTCATCGCTGCCAATATTCCACCTCTTGGCGGTTTACCAGACAATACGTTCGATTATATCGTTACGTTTCAGGTAATTGAGCATATCGAAAACGATGATCTGTTTATCAAAGAAGCGTACCGTGTGCTGAAACCCGGCGGGAAACTGTTGCTAACGACCGTTAACAAAACGTTTTCGCTGACCCGTAACCCCTGGCACGTTCGGGAGTATTATGCCGATGGTCTGAAATCGCTGATGGGCAAGTATTTCCCTAACGTAGAAACGCGGGGTATTCACGGCAACGAGAAGGTGATGACGTATTATGAGCAAAATAAAGAATCGGTTAAAAAGCTGACCCGCTTCGATATTTTCAATCTGCAATACCGGCTCCCCCGCCGACTATTACAGGTTCCTTATGACCTGATGAATCGCCTGAACCGCAACCGACTCCTGCAGGCAGACGGTATTGCCGCCGAAATCAATTATACAGATTACCTCGTTAGCAACGATCCGGCGGGTAGTCTGGACTTCTTTTACGTAGCAACGAAGTAA
- a CDS encoding Alcohol dehydrogenase zinc-binding domain protein (PFAM: Alcohol dehydrogenase zinc-binding domain protein~KEGG: pfs:PFLU4576 putative oxidoreductase), whose translation MSIQQIVLASRPKGMPDANTFRIDDVSLPALQAGDVRVEPTYFSVDPYMRGRMNDAKSYIPPFKVEQPLTGGAVGKVLESKADSFAVGDLVTGNLPWATQAVVAANGLKKIDASLAPASYYLGILGMPGLTAYFGLLDIGNPQPGETVVVSGAAGAVGIIVGQIAKIKGCRVVGIAGSDDKVALLKEEFGFDEVVNYKTATNLTEAIADACPNGVDVYFDNVGGEVSDAVINNINFHARIPLCGQIALYNTTEVPMGPRIQPMLLTRSVLMKGFVIGNYQARFGEGAKQLAAWVNEGKLRYTETTLKGFDKLPEAMLGLFSGQNTGKMIVEV comes from the coding sequence ATGAGTATTCAACAGATCGTATTAGCATCGCGTCCCAAGGGGATGCCCGATGCCAACACATTTCGTATTGACGACGTCAGCTTACCAGCGTTGCAGGCCGGAGATGTACGGGTTGAACCCACTTATTTCTCGGTAGACCCGTACATGCGGGGCCGGATGAACGATGCTAAATCGTATATACCCCCCTTTAAGGTTGAACAGCCATTAACGGGTGGGGCTGTGGGTAAGGTGCTGGAGAGCAAAGCCGATAGTTTCGCCGTTGGTGATCTGGTGACGGGCAATCTTCCTTGGGCCACGCAGGCGGTTGTTGCGGCCAACGGGCTTAAGAAGATAGATGCGAGTCTGGCCCCGGCCAGTTACTATCTGGGTATTCTCGGTATGCCGGGCCTGACTGCCTATTTCGGTCTGCTGGATATTGGCAATCCCCAGCCCGGCGAAACGGTCGTAGTATCGGGCGCGGCCGGTGCCGTCGGAATTATTGTGGGGCAGATTGCCAAGATCAAGGGGTGCCGGGTTGTTGGCATTGCCGGTTCCGATGATAAAGTGGCTTTGCTGAAAGAAGAGTTCGGATTTGATGAGGTAGTCAATTATAAAACAGCCACTAACCTGACCGAGGCCATTGCCGATGCCTGCCCGAACGGAGTCGATGTGTACTTCGATAACGTTGGGGGAGAGGTTTCCGACGCTGTTATCAATAATATTAATTTTCATGCCCGCATTCCCCTGTGCGGTCAGATCGCGTTGTATAATACGACTGAGGTGCCCATGGGACCCCGGATTCAGCCCATGTTGCTGACCCGCAGTGTGCTGATGAAAGGCTTTGTTATCGGCAATTACCAGGCCCGTTTTGGCGAAGGAGCCAAGCAACTGGCAGCCTGGGTCAACGAAGGGAAACTTCGGTATACCGAAACGACGCTTAAAGGATTTGATAAATTGCCTGAAGCCATGTTAGGCCTGTTTTCCGGCCAGAACACAGGTAAAATGATTGTGGAAGTTTAA
- a CDS encoding peroxiredoxin, Ohr subfamily (TIGRFAM: peroxiredoxin, Ohr subfamily~PFAM: OsmC family protein~KEGG: spe:Spro_0130 OsmC family protein) codes for MIQPLYTAHATATGGRDGHVTSSDKVLDLDVRIPREMGGAGGAFTNPEQLFAAGYAACFDSALNLVTRMSKVKTGITTVTADVSIGKLADGGFGLAVTLDVNVPGVEQAVVEELVAKAHQVCPYSNATRGNIEVTLTVTNHETGVQA; via the coding sequence ATGATTCAGCCATTATATACAGCCCACGCTACCGCCACCGGCGGCCGTGATGGCCACGTGACTTCATCCGACAAAGTTTTAGATCTGGATGTGCGGATTCCCCGCGAAATGGGGGGTGCTGGGGGGGCTTTTACCAATCCCGAGCAACTTTTTGCCGCTGGCTACGCAGCCTGTTTCGATAGTGCCCTGAATCTGGTTACTCGAATGAGTAAAGTAAAAACAGGCATAACAACCGTAACCGCCGATGTAAGCATTGGCAAGCTGGCGGACGGTGGCTTTGGCCTGGCCGTTACGCTCGATGTTAATGTGCCGGGTGTTGAACAGGCCGTTGTTGAAGAACTGGTCGCAAAAGCCCATCAGGTATGCCCTTACTCGAACGCGACACGCGGCAATATTGAGGTGACCCTGACGGTTACGAATCACGAAACCGGCGTTCAGGCATGA